In the Klebsiella aerogenes KCTC 2190 genome, one interval contains:
- the hpaB gene encoding 4-hydroxyphenylacetate 3-monooxygenase, oxygenase component, translating into MKPEDFRADAKRPLTGEEYLKSLQDGREIYIYGERVKDVTTHPAFRNAAASVAQLYDALHKPEMQDSLCWGTDTGSGGYTHKFFRVAKSADDLRQQRDAIAEWSRLSYGWMGRTPDYKAAFGCALGANPAFYGQFEQNARNWYTRIQETGLYFNHAIVNPPIDRHKPADEVKDVYIKLEKETDAGIIVSGAKVVATNSALTHYNMIGFGSAQVMGENPDFALMFVAPMDAEGVKLISRASYEMVAGATGSPYDYPLSSRFDENDAILVMDKVLIPWENVLIYRDFDRCRRWTMEGGFARMYPLQACVRLAVKLDFITALLKRSLECTGTLEFRGVQADLGEVVAWRNMFWALSDSMCSEATPWVNGAWLPDHAALQTYRVMAPMAYAKIKNIIERNVTSGLIYLPSSARDLNNPQIDQYLAKYVRGSNGMDHVERIKILKLMWDAIGSEFGGRHELYEINYSGSQDEIRLQCLRQAQSSGNMDKMMAMVDRCLSEYDQNGWTVPHLHNNADINMLDKLLK; encoded by the coding sequence ATGAAACCTGAAGATTTCCGCGCTGACGCGAAACGCCCGTTAACTGGCGAAGAGTATTTAAAAAGCCTGCAGGATGGCCGCGAAATTTATATCTACGGCGAGCGCGTGAAGGATGTCACCACGCATCCGGCCTTCCGTAATGCCGCGGCTTCCGTCGCTCAGCTGTACGATGCGCTGCACAAACCGGAGATGCAGGATTCCCTGTGCTGGGGCACCGATACCGGTAGCGGCGGCTACACCCATAAATTCTTCCGCGTGGCGAAAAGCGCCGACGATCTGCGCCAGCAGCGCGACGCCATCGCCGAATGGTCGCGCTTAAGCTACGGCTGGATGGGCCGCACCCCGGACTACAAAGCCGCTTTCGGCTGCGCGCTGGGCGCCAACCCGGCGTTTTACGGCCAGTTCGAGCAGAACGCCCGCAACTGGTACACCCGCATTCAGGAAACCGGCCTGTACTTTAACCACGCTATCGTCAACCCGCCGATCGACCGCCACAAGCCGGCTGATGAAGTGAAGGATGTCTACATCAAGCTGGAAAAAGAGACCGATGCCGGGATCATCGTCAGCGGCGCGAAAGTGGTCGCCACCAACTCGGCGCTGACCCACTACAACATGATCGGCTTCGGCTCCGCACAGGTGATGGGCGAGAACCCGGACTTCGCGCTGATGTTCGTCGCGCCGATGGATGCCGAAGGCGTCAAGCTTATCTCCCGCGCCTCCTATGAGATGGTCGCCGGCGCGACCGGATCGCCGTACGACTATCCGCTTTCCAGCCGTTTCGACGAGAACGACGCGATTCTGGTAATGGATAAGGTGCTGATCCCATGGGAGAACGTACTGATTTATCGCGACTTTGACCGCTGCCGCCGCTGGACCATGGAAGGTGGTTTCGCCCGCATGTACCCGCTGCAGGCCTGCGTGCGCCTGGCGGTAAAACTCGACTTTATCACCGCCCTGCTGAAGCGTTCTCTGGAATGTACCGGCACCCTCGAATTCCGCGGCGTACAGGCCGACCTTGGCGAAGTGGTGGCGTGGCGCAACATGTTCTGGGCGTTAAGCGATTCCATGTGCTCGGAAGCGACGCCGTGGGTCAACGGCGCATGGCTGCCGGATCACGCCGCGCTGCAGACCTATCGCGTGATGGCGCCGATGGCCTACGCCAAGATCAAGAACATCATCGAGCGTAACGTCACCAGCGGCCTGATTTATCTGCCGTCCAGCGCCCGCGATCTGAACAACCCGCAGATCGACCAGTATCTGGCGAAGTACGTGCGCGGCTCCAACGGTATGGATCACGTTGAACGTATCAAGATCCTCAAACTGATGTGGGACGCCATCGGCAGCGAATTCGGCGGCCGCCATGAACTGTATGAGATCAACTACTCCGGTAGCCAGGATGAAATTCGCCTGCAGTGTCTGCGCCAGGCGCAGAGCTCCGGCAATATGGACAAAATGATGGCGATGGTCGACCGCTGCCTGTCCGAGTACGACCAGAACGGCTGGACGGTGCCGCATCTGCACAATAACGCTGATATCAACATGTTGGATAAGCTGCTGAAGTAA
- the hpaA gene encoding 4-hydroxyphenylacetate catabolism regulatory protein HpaA, with the protein MCQHSIANIDINKDYDESLGTEEVHYQSFARMAAFFGRDMQAHRHDRYFQMHFLDTGQIELQLDDHRYSVQAPLFVITPPSVPHAFITESDSDGHVLTVHEELIWPLLEVLYPGTRETFGLPGICLSLADKPDELAALAHYWQLIRRESTAQLPGREHTLALLAQAVFTLLLRNARLDDHAASGMRGELKLFQRFNQMIDSHFHQHWTVPDYASELHLTESRLTDICRRFANRPPKRLIFDRQLREAKRLLLFSDSAVNEIAWQLGFKDPAYFARFFSRQVGCSPSSYRAQKVPVS; encoded by the coding sequence ATGTGCCAGCATTCAATCGCCAACATCGACATCAATAAAGATTACGACGAGAGTCTGGGCACCGAAGAGGTGCACTATCAGTCGTTTGCCCGCATGGCGGCCTTTTTTGGCCGCGACATGCAGGCGCATCGCCACGACCGCTATTTTCAGATGCACTTTCTTGATACCGGACAGATTGAGCTGCAGCTTGATGACCACCGCTATTCGGTGCAGGCGCCGCTGTTTGTGATAACGCCGCCCTCGGTGCCGCACGCCTTTATTACCGAGTCCGATAGCGATGGTCACGTGTTGACGGTGCACGAAGAACTCATCTGGCCGCTGCTGGAGGTGCTTTATCCCGGTACGCGGGAGACCTTCGGCCTGCCGGGGATCTGCCTGTCGCTGGCGGATAAACCCGACGAGCTGGCGGCGCTGGCGCACTACTGGCAGCTGATTCGCCGTGAATCCACCGCTCAGTTGCCGGGGCGCGAGCATACCCTGGCGCTGCTGGCGCAGGCGGTATTTACCCTGCTGCTGCGCAACGCCAGGCTCGACGATCATGCCGCCAGCGGCATGCGCGGCGAGCTGAAATTATTCCAGCGCTTTAACCAGATGATCGACAGCCACTTCCATCAACACTGGACGGTACCGGATTACGCCAGCGAGCTGCATCTGACCGAATCGCGGTTGACCGATATCTGCCGCCGCTTCGCCAACCGCCCGCCGAAGCGGCTGATATTCGACCGCCAGCTACGCGAGGCGAAGCGGCTGCTGCTGTTTTCCGATAGCGCGGTCAATGAGATAGCCTGGCAGCTGGGGTTTAAAGATCCCGCTTATTTTGCGCGCTTTTTTAGCCGCCAGGTCGGCTGCTCGCCAAGCAGTTACCGGGCGCAAAAAGTACCGGTGTCGTAA
- the hpaX gene encoding 4-hydroxyphenylacetate permease, with the protein MTTSTLQHNDNKAVEVENRVIKKLFRRLITFLFVLFVFSFLDRINIGFAGLTMGKDLGLTSTMFGLAATLFYVTYVLCGIPSNIMLAKVGARRWIAGIMVVWGIASTCTMFATSPHTLYILRMLVGIAEAGFLPGILVYLTWWFPAYHRARANALFMIAMPVTMMLGSILSGYILALDGLWNLKGWQWLFLLEGLPSVVLGVVTWFFLNDTPDKANWLDNEEKQALKAMIDREREHAAIVPASPRSTLREVLTPAVLMYTLAYFCLTNTLSAINIWTPQILQSFNTGSSNIMIGLLAAIPQFCTIFGMIWWSRRSDRRKERKMHTILPYLFAAAGWLLASATHHSLIQLIGIIMASVGSFTAMAIFWTTPDRVISLQSRAVALAVINAIGNVGSAVSPLLIGILRDTTGSFSSGLWFVAGLLIVGALVLTRIPMSQREDAAAAPGLAAQKGH; encoded by the coding sequence ATGACTACCTCTACCCTGCAACACAATGATAATAAAGCCGTTGAAGTAGAAAACCGGGTGATCAAAAAGCTGTTCCGCCGCCTGATCACCTTCCTGTTTGTTCTCTTTGTTTTCTCATTTTTGGATCGCATTAATATCGGCTTCGCCGGCCTGACGATGGGTAAAGATCTCGGCCTGACCTCCACCATGTTCGGCCTGGCGGCGACGCTGTTCTATGTCACCTACGTGCTGTGCGGGATCCCCAGCAATATCATGCTGGCGAAAGTTGGCGCGCGCCGCTGGATCGCCGGGATCATGGTGGTCTGGGGGATCGCCTCGACCTGCACCATGTTCGCCACCAGCCCGCATACGCTGTACATCCTGCGGATGCTGGTCGGCATCGCCGAAGCCGGTTTTCTGCCGGGGATCCTCGTCTATCTGACCTGGTGGTTCCCGGCCTATCATCGCGCCCGCGCCAACGCCCTGTTTATGATCGCCATGCCGGTGACCATGATGCTCGGCTCGATACTTTCCGGCTATATCCTGGCGCTCGACGGCCTGTGGAACCTGAAAGGCTGGCAGTGGCTGTTTCTGCTGGAAGGCCTGCCGTCGGTGGTGCTCGGCGTCGTCACCTGGTTCTTCCTCAACGACACGCCGGATAAAGCCAACTGGCTGGACAACGAAGAGAAACAGGCGCTGAAGGCGATGATCGATCGCGAACGGGAACATGCGGCGATCGTCCCGGCTTCGCCGCGTTCCACGCTGCGCGAAGTACTGACGCCAGCGGTGCTGATGTATACCCTCGCCTACTTCTGCCTGACCAATACCCTCAGCGCCATTAATATCTGGACGCCGCAGATCCTGCAGAGCTTCAACACCGGCAGTAGCAACATCATGATTGGCCTGCTGGCGGCGATCCCGCAGTTCTGCACCATTTTCGGCATGATCTGGTGGAGCCGCCGCTCCGACCGGCGCAAAGAGCGCAAGATGCATACCATCCTGCCCTACCTGTTCGCCGCGGCGGGTTGGCTGCTGGCTTCGGCAACGCACCACAGCCTGATCCAACTGATCGGCATTATTATGGCTTCGGTGGGATCCTTTACCGCGATGGCCATTTTCTGGACCACCCCGGATCGGGTGATCAGCCTGCAATCGCGCGCGGTGGCGCTGGCGGTGATCAACGCCATCGGCAACGTCGGCTCTGCCGTCAGCCCGCTGTTGATCGGCATTTTGCGCGATACCACCGGCAGCTTTAGCTCCGGGCTGTGGTTTGTCGCCGGGCTGCTGATCGTCGGCGCGCTGGTGCTCACCCGCATTCCGATGAGCCAGCGCGAGGACGCCGCCGCCGCGCCGGGCTTAGCGGCGCAAAAAGGCCACTAA
- the hpaI gene encoding 4-hydroxy-2-oxoheptanedioate aldolase, whose product MNNAFKEALKAGRPQIGLWLGLTSSYSAELLAGAGFDWLLIDGEHAPNNVQTVLTQLQAIAPYPSQPVVRPSWNDPVQIKQLLDVGAQTLLVPMVQNAEEARLAVRATRYPPAGIRGVGSALARASRWNRVPDYIHRANDAMCVLVQIETREALKNLPQILDVEGVDGVFIGPADLSADMGHGGNPQHPEVQAAIEDAIQQIRQAGKAPGILMANEQLAKRYLELGALFVAVGVDTTLLARGAEALAARFTHTATTTTDNNKSVY is encoded by the coding sequence ATGAACAACGCATTTAAAGAGGCGCTCAAGGCCGGGCGTCCGCAAATCGGCCTGTGGCTTGGGCTGACCAGCAGCTACAGCGCCGAACTGCTGGCCGGCGCGGGCTTCGACTGGCTGCTGATCGACGGCGAACACGCGCCCAACAATGTACAAACGGTGCTGACCCAGCTTCAGGCCATTGCGCCCTACCCCAGCCAGCCGGTGGTGCGTCCGTCGTGGAACGATCCGGTACAAATTAAACAACTGCTGGACGTCGGCGCGCAAACCCTGCTTGTGCCGATGGTGCAGAACGCCGAAGAAGCGCGGCTGGCGGTCAGAGCCACCCGCTACCCGCCTGCCGGCATTCGCGGCGTCGGCAGCGCGCTGGCCCGCGCCTCGCGCTGGAATCGCGTCCCGGATTATATCCACCGGGCCAATGACGCCATGTGCGTACTGGTACAGATTGAGACCCGCGAAGCGCTGAAAAATCTGCCGCAGATCCTCGATGTCGAAGGGGTGGACGGCGTGTTTATCGGCCCGGCGGATCTCAGCGCTGATATGGGCCACGGCGGCAACCCACAACACCCGGAAGTGCAGGCCGCCATTGAAGATGCCATCCAGCAAATCCGCCAGGCCGGAAAGGCGCCGGGGATCCTGATGGCCAATGAACAGCTGGCGAAACGCTATCTCGAACTGGGCGCGCTGTTCGTCGCCGTCGGCGTCGATACCACCCTGCTGGCCCGCGGCGCAGAAGCGCTGGCGGCCCGTTTTACCCACACCGCAACCACCACAACCGATAACAATAAATCCGTCTATTGA
- the hpaH gene encoding 2-oxo-hept-4-ene-1,7-dioate hydratase yields MLDKQTRTLIAQRLNQAEKQREQIRAISLDYPSITIEDAYAVQREWVEMKIAEGRVLKGHKIGLTSKAMQASSQISEPDYGALLDDMFFHDGSDIPTDRFIVPRIEVELAFVLAKPLRGPNCTLFDVYNATDYVIPALELIDARCHNIDPETQRPRKVFDTISDNAANAGVILGGRPIKPDELDLRWISALLYRNGVIEETGVAAGVLNHPANGVAWLANKLAPYDVQLEAGQIILGGSFTRPVPARKGDTFHVDYGNMGAISCRFV; encoded by the coding sequence ATGCTCGATAAACAGACCCGTACCCTGATTGCCCAGCGGCTGAACCAGGCCGAAAAACAGCGTGAACAGATCCGCGCGATCTCGCTGGATTATCCGTCGATCACCATTGAGGACGCCTACGCCGTCCAGCGCGAGTGGGTCGAGATGAAGATCGCCGAAGGCCGCGTGCTCAAAGGCCACAAGATCGGCCTGACCTCTAAAGCGATGCAGGCCAGTTCGCAGATCAGCGAGCCGGACTACGGCGCGCTGCTCGACGATATGTTCTTTCACGACGGCAGCGATATTCCCACCGACCGCTTTATCGTGCCGCGTATTGAAGTCGAGCTGGCCTTCGTGCTGGCCAAACCGCTGCGCGGCCCGAACTGTACGCTGTTTGATGTCTACAACGCCACCGACTACGTTATCCCGGCGCTGGAGCTTATCGACGCGCGTTGCCACAACATCGACCCGGAAACCCAGCGTCCGCGCAAAGTGTTCGACACTATCTCCGATAACGCCGCCAACGCCGGGGTGATCCTCGGCGGCCGGCCGATTAAACCAGACGAGCTCGACCTGCGCTGGATCTCCGCCCTGCTGTATCGCAACGGCGTGATTGAAGAGACCGGCGTCGCCGCGGGCGTGCTTAATCATCCGGCCAACGGCGTGGCCTGGCTGGCCAACAAACTGGCGCCATACGATGTCCAGCTCGAAGCCGGGCAGATTATCCTCGGCGGCTCCTTCACCCGCCCGGTCCCGGCGCGCAAGGGCGATACCTTCCACGTCGACTACGGCAACATGGGCGCCATCAGCTGCCGCTTTGTTTGA
- a CDS encoding 5-carboxymethyl-2-hydroxymuconate Delta-isomerase, giving the protein MPHFIAECSDNIREQADLPGLFAKVNEALAATGIFPIGGIRSRAHWLDTWQMADGKHDYAFVHMTLKIGAGRSLESRQEVGEMLFALIKAHFAALMESRYLALSFAMEELDPTLNYKQNNVHALFK; this is encoded by the coding sequence ATGCCGCATTTTATCGCCGAGTGTAGCGACAATATCCGCGAACAGGCCGATTTACCGGGGCTGTTCGCTAAAGTCAACGAGGCGCTGGCCGCCACCGGTATCTTTCCGATTGGCGGCATTCGTAGCCGCGCCCACTGGCTCGATACCTGGCAGATGGCCGACGGCAAGCATGATTACGCCTTCGTGCATATGACCCTGAAGATCGGCGCCGGGCGCAGCCTTGAGAGCCGTCAGGAGGTGGGCGAAATGCTTTTCGCGCTGATCAAAGCCCACTTTGCCGCGCTGATGGAGAGCCGCTATCTGGCGCTGTCGTTCGCCATGGAAGAACTCGACCCGACGCTGAACTACAAACAGAACAACGTGCACGCGTTATTTAAATAA
- the hpaD gene encoding 3,4-dihydroxyphenylacetate 2,3-dioxygenase: protein MGKLALAAKITHVPSMYLSELPGKNHGCRQGAIDGHKEIGKRCREMGVDTIIVFDTHWLVNSAYHINCADHFQGVYTSNELPHFIRDMTYDYDGNPELGHLIADEAVKLGVRAKAHNIPSLKLEYGTLVPMRYMNSDKHFKVVSISAFCTVHDFADSRKLGEAILKAIDKYDGTVAVLASGSLSHRFIDDQRAEEGMNSYTREFDHQMDERVVKLWREGKFKEFCTMLPEYADYCYGEGNMHDTVMLLGLLGWDKYDGKVEFITELFASSGTGQVNAVFPLPAQA, encoded by the coding sequence ATGGGTAAGTTAGCGTTAGCAGCAAAAATCACTCACGTGCCGTCGATGTATCTGTCTGAGCTGCCGGGGAAAAACCACGGCTGCCGTCAGGGCGCGATCGACGGGCATAAAGAAATTGGCAAGCGCTGCCGTGAAATGGGCGTTGATACCATCATCGTGTTCGATACCCACTGGCTGGTCAACAGCGCCTACCACATCAACTGTGCCGACCATTTTCAGGGCGTCTACACCAGTAACGAATTGCCGCATTTTATTCGCGACATGACCTACGACTACGACGGCAACCCGGAGCTGGGCCACCTGATTGCCGACGAGGCCGTCAAGCTTGGCGTACGCGCCAAAGCGCACAATATTCCGAGCCTGAAGCTGGAGTACGGCACCCTGGTGCCGATGCGCTACATGAATAGCGATAAGCATTTCAAAGTGGTGTCCATTTCCGCCTTCTGTACCGTTCACGATTTTGCCGACAGCCGCAAGCTGGGCGAGGCCATCCTCAAGGCCATCGACAAATATGACGGCACCGTAGCGGTGCTGGCCAGCGGTTCGCTGTCGCATCGCTTTATCGACGACCAGCGCGCCGAAGAGGGGATGAACAGCTATACCCGCGAGTTTGATCATCAAATGGATGAGCGCGTGGTGAAGCTGTGGCGCGAGGGCAAATTCAAAGAGTTCTGCACCATGCTGCCGGAGTACGCCGACTACTGCTACGGCGAAGGCAACATGCACGACACGGTGATGCTGCTCGGCCTGCTGGGTTGGGATAAATATGACGGCAAGGTGGAGTTTATCACCGAGCTATTCGCCAGTTCCGGTACCGGCCAGGTTAACGCCGTGTTCCCGCTGCCGGCGCAGGCGTAA
- the hpaE gene encoding 5-carboxymethyl-2-hydroxymuconate semialdehyde dehydrogenase produces the protein MKKINHWINGKNVAGADYFHTTNPATGEVLAEVASGGEAEINQAVAAAKEAFPKWANLPMKERARLMRRLGDLIDQNVPEIAAMETADTGLPIHQTKNVLIPRASHNFEFFAEVCQQMNGKTYPVDDKMLNYTLVQPVGVCALVSPWNVPFMTATWKVAPCLALGNTAVLKMSELSPLTADRLGELALEAGIPAGVLNVVQGYGATAGDALVRHHDVRAVSFTGGTATGRNIMKNAGLKKYSMELGGKSPVLIFEDADIERALDAALFTIFSINGERCTAGSRIFIQQSIYPEFVKRFAERANRLRVGDPTDPNTQVGALISKQHWEKVSGYIRLGIEEGATLLAGGADKPSDLPAHLKAGNFLRPTVLADVDNRMRVAQEEIFGPVACLLPFKDEAEGLRLANDVEYGLASYIWTQDVSKVLRLARGIEAGMVFVNTQNVRDLRQPFGGVKASGTGREGGEYSFEVFAEMKNVCISMGDHPIPKWGV, from the coding sequence ATGAAAAAGATTAACCATTGGATCAACGGTAAAAACGTTGCCGGCGCAGACTATTTTCATACCACCAACCCGGCCACCGGCGAGGTACTGGCTGAAGTCGCCTCCGGCGGCGAAGCCGAAATCAACCAGGCGGTAGCGGCGGCGAAAGAGGCCTTCCCGAAGTGGGCTAACCTGCCGATGAAAGAGCGCGCGCGCCTGATGCGCCGCCTGGGCGATCTGATCGATCAGAACGTCCCGGAGATCGCGGCGATGGAAACCGCCGATACCGGCCTGCCTATCCACCAGACCAAAAACGTGCTGATCCCGCGGGCGTCGCATAACTTCGAATTTTTCGCCGAAGTGTGCCAGCAGATGAACGGCAAGACCTATCCGGTCGACGACAAGATGCTTAACTACACCCTCGTGCAGCCGGTTGGCGTCTGCGCACTGGTGTCGCCGTGGAACGTGCCATTTATGACCGCCACCTGGAAGGTGGCGCCGTGCCTGGCGCTAGGCAATACCGCGGTGCTGAAAATGTCCGAGCTGTCGCCGCTGACCGCCGATCGTCTGGGCGAACTGGCGCTGGAAGCCGGGATCCCGGCTGGCGTGCTCAACGTGGTGCAGGGCTATGGTGCCACCGCTGGCGACGCGCTGGTACGCCATCATGATGTGCGCGCCGTCTCCTTCACCGGCGGCACCGCCACTGGCCGCAACATTATGAAGAACGCCGGCCTGAAAAAGTACTCCATGGAGCTCGGCGGAAAATCGCCGGTGCTGATTTTTGAAGACGCCGATATTGAGCGCGCGCTCGACGCCGCGCTGTTCACCATTTTCTCGATCAACGGCGAACGCTGCACCGCCGGTTCACGCATTTTCATTCAGCAGAGTATTTATCCGGAGTTCGTCAAGCGCTTCGCCGAGCGCGCCAACCGCCTGCGCGTAGGCGATCCGACCGATCCGAATACCCAGGTCGGCGCGCTGATTAGCAAGCAGCACTGGGAGAAAGTGTCCGGCTACATTCGCCTCGGTATCGAAGAGGGGGCCACCCTGCTGGCCGGCGGCGCGGATAAGCCGTCCGATCTGCCGGCGCATCTGAAAGCCGGCAACTTCCTGCGCCCGACGGTACTGGCGGATGTCGACAACCGCATGCGCGTCGCCCAGGAAGAGATTTTTGGCCCAGTCGCCTGTCTGCTGCCGTTCAAAGACGAAGCGGAAGGGCTGCGCCTGGCCAACGATGTGGAATACGGCCTGGCGTCGTACATCTGGACCCAGGACGTCAGCAAAGTGCTGCGTCTGGCGCGCGGTATTGAAGCCGGGATGGTGTTCGTCAACACCCAGAACGTGCGCGACCTGCGCCAGCCGTTCGGCGGCGTGAAGGCCTCCGGCACCGGCCGCGAAGGCGGCGAATACAGCTTTGAAGTATTCGCCGAAATGAAAAACGTCTGCATCTCGATGGGCGACCATCCGATCCCGAAATGGGGAGTCTGA
- a CDS encoding fumarylacetoacetate hydrolase family protein, which yields MKQARIEWQGQVRDVLVDERDQVRLPDGTVLKEGEFRWLPPADGTLFALGLNYADHASELEFKPPTEPLVFIKAPNTFIGHQQQSVRPDNVEYMHYEAELVVVIGKTARRVSEAEAMDYVAGYTVCNDYAIRDYLENYYRPNLRVKSRDTLTPIGPWIVAKEAIPDPHNLALRTWVNGELRQQGTTADLIFSIPFLIAYLSEFMTLQPGDMIATGTPKGLSDVVPGDEVIVEVEGVGRLVNHIISQQAYEETLS from the coding sequence ATGAAACAGGCACGTATTGAATGGCAGGGACAGGTACGCGACGTGCTGGTCGATGAACGCGACCAGGTGCGCCTGCCCGATGGCACGGTATTGAAAGAAGGCGAATTCCGCTGGCTGCCGCCCGCCGACGGCACGCTGTTCGCGCTGGGGCTGAATTACGCCGACCACGCCAGCGAGCTGGAGTTTAAACCGCCAACCGAACCTTTGGTGTTCATCAAAGCGCCGAACACTTTTATTGGCCACCAGCAGCAGTCGGTACGCCCGGATAACGTCGAATATATGCACTACGAAGCCGAACTGGTGGTGGTGATCGGGAAAACCGCGCGCCGCGTCAGCGAAGCCGAGGCCATGGACTATGTCGCTGGCTATACCGTGTGCAACGACTACGCGATCCGCGACTATCTGGAAAACTACTACCGCCCGAACCTGCGGGTGAAAAGCCGCGACACCCTGACGCCGATCGGCCCGTGGATCGTCGCCAAAGAGGCGATCCCGGATCCGCATAATCTGGCCCTACGCACCTGGGTCAACGGCGAACTGCGCCAGCAGGGCACCACCGCCGATCTGATCTTCAGCATCCCGTTCCTCATCGCTTATTTAAGCGAATTTATGACCCTGCAACCGGGCGACATGATCGCCACCGGCACGCCGAAAGGGCTATCCGATGTGGTGCCGGGCGATGAGGTGATCGTTGAAGTCGAGGGCGTGGGCCGCCTGGTCAACCATATCATCAGCCAGCAAGCGTATGAGGAGACACTGTCATGA
- a CDS encoding fumarylacetoacetate hydrolase family protein → MKGTIFAVALNHRSQLDAWREAFQQAPYKTPPKTAVWFIKPRNTVIGDGEAIPHPQGETVQSGATVALIVGKTARKVAAEEAAHYIAGYALANDVSLPEESFYRPAIKAKCRDGFCPIGALSAVRNVDNLTIITEINGREADSWHTGDLQRNAAQLLSALSEFATLNPGDAILIGTPHSRVTLRPGDRVRILADGFPALENPVVAEGELA, encoded by the coding sequence ATGAAAGGTACCATCTTCGCCGTTGCGCTCAATCATCGCAGCCAGCTCGACGCCTGGCGCGAAGCGTTTCAACAGGCCCCCTACAAGACGCCGCCGAAAACCGCGGTCTGGTTCATCAAACCCCGCAATACCGTGATTGGCGATGGCGAAGCCATTCCCCATCCGCAGGGCGAGACCGTACAAAGCGGCGCGACGGTGGCGCTGATTGTCGGCAAAACCGCGCGTAAAGTGGCGGCGGAAGAGGCGGCGCACTATATCGCCGGCTACGCGCTGGCTAACGACGTTAGCCTGCCGGAAGAGAGTTTTTATCGCCCGGCGATCAAAGCCAAATGCCGCGATGGCTTCTGCCCCATCGGCGCGCTGTCGGCGGTGCGCAACGTCGATAACCTGACCATCATCACCGAAATCAACGGCCGCGAGGCGGATAGCTGGCATACCGGCGATCTGCAGCGTAACGCCGCGCAGCTGCTTAGCGCCTTAAGCGAGTTCGCCACCCTCAATCCCGGCGACGCGATCCTTATCGGCACGCCCCACTCCCGCGTCACGCTGCGCCCCGGCGACCGCGTACGAATTCTCGCCGACGGTTTCCCGGCGCTCGAAAACCCGGTTGTCGCAGAAGGAGAGCTGGCATGA
- the hpaR gene encoding homoprotocatechuate degradation operon regulator HpaR — translation MHDSLTIALLQAREAAMAHFRPIVKRHNLTEQQWRIVRILAENPSMDFHDLAWRACILRPSLTGILTRMERDGLVLRLKPVNDQRKLYLSLTPAGLALYESAQAQVEEAYRQIEAQFTAEKMRQLTTLLEEFIALGVPAGRGDEEE, via the coding sequence ATGCATGATTCATTAACCATTGCGCTGCTGCAGGCGCGGGAAGCGGCGATGGCCCATTTCCGGCCGATCGTCAAACGCCACAACCTGACCGAACAGCAGTGGCGTATTGTGCGTATCCTTGCGGAAAACCCATCGATGGATTTCCACGACCTGGCCTGGCGCGCCTGCATTTTGCGCCCCAGCCTGACCGGGATTCTGACGCGCATGGAGCGCGACGGTTTAGTGCTGCGCTTAAAACCGGTCAACGATCAGCGCAAGCTCTACCTGTCGCTGACGCCCGCCGGGCTGGCGCTGTATGAGAGCGCCCAGGCGCAGGTGGAAGAGGCCTACCGGCAGATAGAAGCGCAGTTTACGGCGGAGAAGATGCGTCAGTTGACCACGCTGCTGGAGGAGTTTATTGCGCTTGGCGTCCCTGCCGGGCGCGGTGATGAAGAAGAGTAG